The genomic window CCTGGCCGAGCGGCTCGTGGCCCAGGGCTGCCAGCTCCTCTTCACGGGGCTGGGAGAGCACGAAGCGCAGCTCGCCCGGGAAGCGGCCCGCGGCCTTCCGGGGTGCGCGAACGCCTGCGACCGGCTGGGGTGGGAAGGGTTTCTGGCAGCCCTGCGAGGGGCCGAGGTCGTCTACAGTGCCGAGACCTCCGCGGGGCACATCGCCGCGGCCTACGGGGTGCCCGTGGTGACGATCCGCGGGGCCATGCACGACCCCGCCCGTTGGAGCCCCCGGGGGGAGGCCTGCGCCGTCGCGACCCACCCCGTTCCCTGCGCCCCCTGCCACCGCCGCGAGGGGTGCGAGGGCATGGAGTGCCTCCGGGAGGTCTCGCCGGAGGCGGCCCATCGGGCGGGGGAGGCCCTCCTGGCCGGGTGCGAACCTCGCAGGGCGGCCCTTGGCCGTGGAAGGTGAGGCCGGCGCCTCCCCCAGGGGGCGCTCTCGAACGTCGAACGCCGTGCGCGCCCGGGAGCCGGCGCCGCCCCTCCGGAGGAACCCGTGTCCGTGACTCGCAAGCTGGCCAAGCTGCTGCGGAACCCGTGGAGGTACGCTCCGCTGGCGCTCAGGGCCTTGGAGCAGCCGCTGTGCTACGTGTTCCGGAACACCGCCTTCTTCCTCCAGGGGCAGATGGACATCCATCCCAGGTCGCGCTGGCACACCCCGGAGTTCGTCGAGGCGACGGGCGGATTTTTCCCGAAGGAAGAGGGAGCGCGCCGCCGGATCTGCGATCTGGAGCCCTGGGACAACACCCGGAGGGACATGCTCGTTCTGCTGCTGCGCACCCTGATCCAGAACGAGATCGAGGGAGATTTCGCGGAAGTGGGCGTCTACCGGGGGCGCACGGCAAAGCTCTTGCACCACTACGCCCCGGAACGAAGGCTCCACCTCTTCGACACCTTCGAGGGGTTTGGAAGGCGCAGCGCGGAAAGGGAGAGGTCGGCCTCGGGACACGCGATCGACCACGCGGAGTTCTCCGATACGAGCCTGGCCCTCGTCAGGACGAACATATCCCCGGTGACGGACAACGTCTTCTTCTACAAGGGGTACTTTCCGGAGAGCATTCCCGAGGCGCTGCGAAGGGCGAGCTTTTCGTTCGTCCACCTGGATGCCGACCTGTACGAACCGACCCTCGAAGGGCTGAGCTTTTTCTTCCCGCGGATGCGACGGGGCGGCTTCCTCGTTGTACACGACTACAATACCTGGCCGGGAGCGAGGAAGGCGGTGGACGAGTACTTTTCCGACAAGGCCGACGTGCCGATTCCCATGCCCGACAAGAGCGGGTCGGCGCTCGTCCTGAAGCAGTGAGGACCGTCCCGTGACGGCACCGCGGGTGCACGGGCCGGCGCCGGAGTGATCGTGGCGCGGCTCTACAGCCATCTCTTCTACCTGCTCTTCGCCTCCCCGGTCCTCTCGCCGGCCGTGGGGGACACGTCCGTGTACCTGTATCTCCTGGTGCCGTTGGTCGACCCGCACTTCCTCAGGGAGCTGGGCTCCCGCCCCATCGAGCGGCGCCACGCCCTGGCAGCCCTGCTCTTCGTGGCGGCATCGGTCCCGTACGGCAGCGTGCTCTTCCTCTTCAAGGTCGTCTCCGTGGTGGTCTGCGCGGCCTACATGGCCTACACGGCGCGGCAGGGCTTCTTCTATCTGTACGGATACGTCGCCCTCAACGTGGGCGTGGCCCTGGTGCAGGCCGTGGGCGTCCTGGGCTTCGGGGCCGAGCTCCTCTTCCCCGCGGCCATCGGCGAGTTCCTCTACGGCGCGTATGCCCTGCCCACCGGTCCACCTCCCACCGGGGCCGAGGGGCTCCTCATGGCCTTCCGGTTCAGCGGGCTGTCCCGGGAGCCGGGGTTCTTTGCCGCCCTCCTGATCGGCAGCTTCGTTCTGCTCGTCGACGACCGCTCCGTCCCCCGGCGGCGCACCCTCCTGGCCGCGCACGCCCTGGGGCTCGTGCTGTCCTTTTCCAAGGTTTCGGTCTCCTTCTTCCTCGTCTTCCCCTTCGCGTGGCTCCTGCGGCGCGCGGTGGACCGGGTCCCCAAGTGGGCTGTGGTCGGCGGGGTGCTGGGGGGGATGATGGTGGTCACCCAGGCCATGTACGGGGTGCACGGAGCCGACTTCATCAACCAGTCCTTCCTCCACCGCACCATCGGCTACGCCGTCGTGCCGGAGCTTCCCGCCAGGGACCTGTGGCTCGGCGTGGGGTTTCGCAACGCGGCGAGCCGGGCGGCCGAGGTGCCGCTCCTGCGCCAGGGGCTGTGGTTCGAGGATCGGCCCGGGGTGGTCGTGGCGGGGAGCGGCCTCTCCTCGGTGGTCATCGACCACGGGCTCCTGTATTTCGCCCTGCTCGTCTTCCTCCTGTACCTCTTGCGGGTGCGGTCGTACCCTCTCCTCCTCTTCCTGGTCATGACCATCAACGAGAACCCCCTGACCAGCCAGTCCTTCGTGCTGCTGGGGATCTACTACCTCCTGCGCGATTCCGAGAGGCGTTCCCGTGAAGCCCCCTCCGCCACGGCCCCAGGCTAACTTCGAGATCTGCGTGGAAGGGGGCCCTCTGGCGTGGGCATTCTTCCGTGTCGCGGCGGCGGGTCGGGCGCTTGTGCCCCGGCGCCGCCGGGAGCTCCCCTCGGCGCCCCGCCGCATCGCGGTGGTGAGGCTGGGGGGGGTCGGGGACGCGGTCCTCGCCACCCCGATCCTGGGCCCGCTGCGGGAGCGATACCCGGGTGCCTCTCTCGAGGTCGTGTGCTGGCGGGCCGCCGAAGGCGTCTTTCGGGGGAACCCGGTGGTGCACAGGGTCCTGTCTTCTCCCCTCCTCGATGCCCGCACGCCGCGGGATCTTGCGCGAAGCCTCCGGTTCCGGGAATGGGTGCGTCTGCGGGGCTTCTTCCGAGGAGTGGACCTGGTGATCTTTCTCGTTCGCACGTGCAGTGTGGCCGGCTTCCTCAAGGCAGCCCTCGTTGCCCATTGGGCGAGGAAGGCCGTGCGTGTGGGAATCGACACGGGGGGCAGGGCCCATTACCTGGATCTGCGGGTCGAAGAGGGCGGGGGCGCCGCGCAGCACGAGGTAGGTGGCGTTGCCAGCGTGCTCAAGGCCCTCGGGGCCCCCATCCGTTCCGACGCCCTGAGTCTCTCGGTGCCCGTCTCCTCCGGCGACCGCGAGCGGGCAGGGGAGCTGCTCGGCCCCCTGACCGGCCGGCCATTTGCCGCCCTTCACCTGGGCTCTTCCCAGGAGGGCTGGCGGGGGCTCAAGCGCTTCGGTTTGGAGCTTTGGGAGGCCGTGGCGCGCGGCCTCCACGACCGCTACGGCCTCTCCATGGTGCTCCTGGGCTCCCATGAAGACCGGCAGGCCAACTTTGCTTTGGCCCGGGCCCTCGCGTCGGGGCGCGCGGGCCCCATTCCGGTCGTGGACCTGTCCGGCCGTACGGCGCTCATGGAGGTCGTGGCGGTGGTGGAGCGGGCGCGGCTCTTCGTCGGGACCGACAGCGGCGTGGCCCATCTCGCGGCCTGCGCCCCGACTCCCGGGATAGCGCTCTTTGCCTTTACCGATTTCGTCCGGATGGCTCCGTGGTCGCAGAACGCGAAGGTCATGGTTCCGCCGCTTGCGTGCGCGCCGTGTCAGTACACTCTGGGCTATGAGCGCTGCGAGAACCGGTGCTGCTTCGACCTCGATCCGGAAGAGGTGCTCCGAACGGCCGGGGAGCTCCTGGCCGGTGGCGAAGAAAAGGCCTGGGGGGCTCGTTCGGGGGCGACCGGGTGCTCTGCCGGAGGGTCTCCTCGAGCGGCGGTCACACCGGCCGGAAGACGAAGTTGTTGACGTAGCCCTTCGCCCTTCCCCCCCGGGCAACCTCCTCGAGGAAGGGCCCCTGGTGGATCTCGTAGCGGAAGTCCTCCAGGGGGCGCAAGGCGCCCCGCCACAGGAAGCTTCCCTCGTACCCTCCGAGGCCCAGGATCTCCCGGAAGACCTCGGCGATCGGGCGCCGGTGGTGACGCTGCTCCACCTCGACGAGGAGGACCGGCCTCTCCCGCGGGATGGTCTCGCGGCCCCCCTCGAGCACCTCGAGCTCATGCCCCTCCACGTCGATCTTCACGAAGGAGACGTCGCGGAACCCGAAGTCGTCGAGCCGCAGGACGGGGAGCTCGTGGAGGTCCTGCGTTCCCTCGTAGTCGACGCTGAAGCTGGCGGAGAGGGGGCTCGCAACGCCTCCCCGGCGGGGGACCCGCAGGGTGAGGGTTCCCGCAGTTGCGGAGAGCCCCACCCGGTGCACCCGCACGTTGGGGGCCCCGAAGGCTTCCAGCACGAGGGCGCACTCCGGCAGGGGCTCGAAGGCCTCGACGCTCGCGCACAGACCGGACAGGACGTA from Thermodesulfobacteriota bacterium includes these protein-coding regions:
- a CDS encoding TylF/MycF/NovP-related O-methyltransferase, giving the protein MSVTRKLAKLLRNPWRYAPLALRALEQPLCYVFRNTAFFLQGQMDIHPRSRWHTPEFVEATGGFFPKEEGARRRICDLEPWDNTRRDMLVLLLRTLIQNEIEGDFAEVGVYRGRTAKLLHHYAPERRLHLFDTFEGFGRRSAERERSASGHAIDHAEFSDTSLALVRTNISPVTDNVFFYKGYFPESIPEALRRASFSFVHLDADLYEPTLEGLSFFFPRMRRGGFLVVHDYNTWPGARKAVDEYFSDKADVPIPMPDKSGSALVLKQ
- a CDS encoding glycosyltransferase family 9 protein, translated to MEGGPLAWAFFRVAAAGRALVPRRRRELPSAPRRIAVVRLGGVGDAVLATPILGPLRERYPGASLEVVCWRAAEGVFRGNPVVHRVLSSPLLDARTPRDLARSLRFREWVRLRGFFRGVDLVIFLVRTCSVAGFLKAALVAHWARKAVRVGIDTGGRAHYLDLRVEEGGGAAQHEVGGVASVLKALGAPIRSDALSLSVPVSSGDRERAGELLGPLTGRPFAALHLGSSQEGWRGLKRFGLELWEAVARGLHDRYGLSMVLLGSHEDRQANFALARALASGRAGPIPVVDLSGRTALMEVVAVVERARLFVGTDSGVAHLAACAPTPGIALFAFTDFVRMAPWSQNAKVMVPPLACAPCQYTLGYERCENRCCFDLDPEEVLRTAGELLAGGEEKAWGARSGATGCSAGGSPRAAVTPAGRRSC
- a CDS encoding FkbM family methyltransferase, which translates into the protein MSILSVVKRHLPPGWVLPASYLNQKLRGNLEPELRLLPSLVRPGSRAIDVGANVGFYSYVLSGLCASVEAFEPLPECALVLEAFGAPNVRVHRVGLSATAGTLTLRVPRRGGVASPLSASFSVDYEGTQDLHELPVLRLDDFGFRDVSFVKIDVEGHELEVLEGGRETIPRERPVLLVEVEQRHHRRPIAEVFREILGLGGYEGSFLWRGALRPLEDFRYEIHQGPFLEEVARGGRAKGYVNNFVFRPV